From Erigeron canadensis isolate Cc75 chromosome 5, C_canadensis_v1, whole genome shotgun sequence:
GCAAGGCGCTTTTTCCATGACCTACTTTTTGCAGACATAAGCCCACCAGAAAGTAAACGTAAAGCCATCGCATTTAAAGTTCAACATGGAGATCTGGACAGAGTAGCAAAACATGTGATTTTTAAAGCGTGGTTTCCTCAGAATTAGTATTGAAACACCATATTACAAGCGGAATATTTGTATtagtttatgttgtttaatatgcgctttcgtatttgtatttgtattgtaaaACATGTTTCTAAAATATCGGTAGCACACATGAGTAATAaacgttcgacccgcatagtagccggacccagcagacagatatttcttcttttcagatttttggcagacaggtatgattttctaaacatttctcatgtttaaaaatattttattaatttattgaaatATTACTGTAGCCGGACGGTCGGACCCAACTACAGTAAAAccctataaattaataatgttgtgatcaaaatattttattaatttatcgaaatattattatattaataaattaactttttattaatttaaattctttttacCTATGACCTTTAAATTTCTAAAGAAACAAGTTTCGAGACACAAATCTTTTTCATGTACATTAAAAATGTTTTGAAATGCGAGAAGAATAGAAGATAATACCCAACTCTTAAGTTCAATGAAGAGATCtaaaaataaattcaatataaatttaaatataacgaaaaacaagttattatatattcattttctactAAACAGtcttaaaatttgattttttttcaatataaattAATCTATAATTTCATTAGAACCTACATATATAGACTCtgatttaaaataatttattatctTATCATTTAATCAATTTGAGTCGAGTTATTTATTGGTCTCAGACCGAACGAATTATTAACTTTATCACAATTATGAGTATTATTTTATCCTCGTATAAATGTGTTAAGTTTACTCCAGCCCACCCCCCAACTCCACCAAGGCACCAACTATATTGTAGAAAGCCCACCCTTAATTAactctttgtttttgttttatagaaAACCCAGCTTACGGCGGCAAGTACACGGTCAAACACAAAAAAGAGTTCAAGGAGTTGTTCTGTTTCTGGACAGTTGGGATGCCGAATCAGAtcattattaatcatttattaagtaaaagaaGAATGTTTAAAGGTACTTATATTCTAAACCGTTTTATAGTGACTCCTCCTAATTATAAATCACTTCATTTAAATTCTTATTCATCATCTttagctaataataataatggtcgGTCAGCGTATGTTTATGATGATAACGTGAATGATGCCTTGAAATCGTTTGATGTAATGATACACCAACGGCCCGTTCCCTCTGTAGTTAGGTTTACTGGATTGTTACATCATGTCGTTACCCAGCTAAAACATTATTCCTGTTCCCTCGATCTTTTTAAGCAAATATGTGCATTTGGTTTCCCTGTTAACAAGTACACTTCAGGTATAGCCGTAAAATGTTATTGTCGATTGCGTCGCTCAAAACACGGCCTTACAGTCATGGGCTTTTGCTTCAAACAAGGTGTGGAACCTCATGTCTCCATTTGCAATACGCTCCTAAAAGGGTTCATTCGGGAACAAATGACTTATGAGGCAGAGCACTTGTTTCGTCTCATGAACAGACGCCAACTATGTGAACCTAATTTAGCCACCTACAAGATTATTATTGAAGGACTTGGTAAGGTCGGCTCTCATTATGCTGCCACTGGTTTGCTTAGGGTTCTCCATCATCGGAGATTGAAGGTTGATGTGGTCGCGTATAACATGATCTTTGATAGTCTTTGCAAAGACGTAGTAGTGATAGATGATGTTTTCAAGCTCTTTAAAGAAATGGTTCGTCACAAAGACATCACACCAAACGTACACACATACAACTCTTTGATTTATAACCTTTCTAAGCTAGGCCGTTGGGACGAGGTCGGCAAGATACTAAAACAAATGGAGGAGGCAAACATCTGTCCGGAAGTCAAGACTTTCAATATCATTGTTGATGCACTTTgcaaaaaacttaaaataactGAAGCAGATATTGTGATCAAGATCATGGAGGAGACCGATGGTAAGTATTGTCCTGACATAGTCACCTACAATTCACTTATCGAGGCTTACGGTTGGAGTTATGATATGTGGGAAGCGAGGAGAGTTTTTGATTCATTGGCCTCCAAAAACATCAAACCAAATAGTGTTACCTACAACAAAATGATGCTTGGGTACATCTTGGATGCAAatgtttataagtttttggAATTCTACAATATGTCATATGATGGTCGACTTGATGACTCGGTGTGGTTTTTTACATGCacaaatttttatatagaaaggTTAATGTTAGGCAAGTATAAGGATGCAATTGCTTTGTTCCATCTGATGGATGGGCACGGGGTGAATTTCAATGTTGATGCGCACATTACCCTCATTCGTCGTGCAATCAGACGCCGGAAGTTTGATGATGCGAGGCGTCTTTTTCATGACCTACTTTATGCAGACATAAGACCGCCTCAATGTAAACGTGAAGCGATAGCATTTAAAGTTCAACATGGAGATCTGGACAGAGTATCACGACATCTTATTGTGTTCATGACTCCAACATTGGCTCACATGAGTACACCCAACCTTGATCTGTTTATCATGGAGAGGACTGTACGTTTGACTGAAAAACTGTTAACATCGACACAGCTTGTCGAGAATGTCACGAGATCGACCTAATGTTAAAGTCGGAAAGTTCACAAAACTAACCTATCCATGCAGCAATGCGTAAAATCAATGCACAcgacaagacttatataatctTCAGGCTTTCATCATAGCCTCATTGGTCGTCAAAAATCCACTTCTCAAATCAAGATTATGTAAATGTAAACTATGATCTTTAGAACGACCATGTCACCGAAACCGATAAGAACAAGGAGATAACTTTATTTggaaatgtaatgttttatataaattttctagggaattaattaaacatatcaTATATCCCCAGACTCATGCATATGCTCAAATGAATCAAACAACAATTACACCATTCACACTAGTTGAGTGTTGATGATTAAACAAGTAGTCTTTAATGACAAGACACATAAAATTTTCGGTTGGTTGTAGCAGATATTATAGGGATGACAAGatattttaatgtataatatttttaatttattaaataacgACATAAGCAAACGTTGCTTCAACCCTAAATTAAACGTCAAAAAAGAGTTCTGTAGAAATAAAACTCAACGTACGGACGCCAAGTACACACAAAAAAGAGTTTAAGGAGTTGTTCTGTTTCTGGGCAATTGAGATAGATGGCCACTCAGATATTTATTCATGcgttattaattaaaagaagatTGTTTCAAGGTACTTTCTGTCTAAACCGTTTTATTATTATTCCTTCTAATTATAAAGCCCTACATTCGGATTCTTGTTCTTCcttagataataataaaaatggacGACCATCGTATGATTATGATGATAAGATGAATGATGCCTTGAAATTGTTCAACGTAATGATACACCAACGGCCCGTTCCCTCTGTAGTTAGGTTTACTCGATTGTTGTATGATGTTACCCAGGTAAATCATTATTCCTGTTCCCTTGATCTTTTTAAGCAAATGTGCGCCTTTGGTCTCCCTGTTAACAAGTACACTGCCGGTATTGCCGTAAAATGTTATTATCGATTGGGTCGCACAAAGCACGGCCTTTCAGTCGTAGGCTTTTGCGTTAAACAAGGTGTTAAAGCACATGTCTCCACTTGTAATACCTTCTTAAAAGGGTTTACTTTGAGAACAAATGACTCTCGATGCAGAGGAAATTTTTGCTTATTTCATCATAAACGACCTACTGTGTGAACCTAATTTAGCCACCTACAAGAATATGATTGAAGGGCTTTGTAAGGTCGGCTCTCAATATGCAGCCATTCGTTTGCTTAGGCTTCTAGATTATAGAGGAGTGGGCGGCGATTGTAAATTTGATGTTGTCATGTATAACATCGTCCTTGATAGTCTCTGCAAAGACGTAGTAGTGGTAGGTGATGTTTTCAAGCTCTTCAACGATATGGTTTTTCGCAAAGCCATCCCACCTAACGTCCACACATACAAATCCTTGATTTATAACCTTTCTAAGTTCGGTCGTTGGGACGATGTTTGTCTCATGCTTAGAAGAATGGTGAAGAAAAACATCCATCCGGATGTCACAAATTTCAATATCATTGTTGATGCACTCTGCAAACAAGGTAAGATCAATGAAGCACAAGCTGTTATCGACATCATGGATGAGACCGGTGGTAAGTATACTCCTGACGTAGTCACCTACAATTCACTAATTGAGGCTTACGGTTGGAAAAGAGAAATGCGCGAAGCAAGGAGAATTTTTGACACGTTGGCCTCCAAATGCATCAAACCAAACAGTGATACTTACAACAAATTAATGCTCGGGTATATTTGGGATAGTGatattcaaaagtttttaaaactcTACAATTTGTCATATGATGGTCGACTTCTTGACTCGGTGTGGTTTGCACTTCCGTACAAATTCAATTATTTACAAAGGTTAATCTTTGGCAAGTACAAAGATGCAGTTGCTTTGTTCCATCTGATGGATGGCAGCGGGATAAATTCAGATGCTAACGTGCACATGACCCTCATTCGTCGCGCAATCAAATGTCGCAAGTTTGATGATGCGAGGCGGTTTTTCCATGACCTACTTGTTGCGGACATATCAGAACATAAACAGAAACAACGTGAAGCGGTAGTAATTAAATATTTCCTTGGGAATCCAGACAGAGCATTTCGACTTGTGGATCTTGAAGTGTGGTTTCCTCGGGTTAAGTTGTATTTAGATATGTGAGCTACGGTGTGATATCAACGAGAGGTAGTTAacttcttgtatatatattcgTTCTCTTTTCTTgccgttccaaaaaaaataaaataaaaaatatttgttctCTTTTTCGTGAAACACCATATTACAAGTAGTAGTGTTTTTGAAAGTAGTGGGCTTATGCCTTTAAATAGTTTAGGTGTATTTCTGTTCTAAACTCAGAACCTTTGATAGTCATTATCTGgttattttatctcaaaatttcacatatatatgaaatcaacaCAAGTGCTGCCAACTATTGAACCTTAGACAACTAACTTACGCCCGATAAACAGAGTATTCTATACATAAAATTGCCAGACTGGAATTTGCAGACTCGAAATGCAAGCTTAATTATCTGAATCAACTTTTGCGGGACTGTAGAATAATCTTTAACATGAATATAACAGATAGACATAGACATAACAAGTTGTGTCCTTTTAGTCCGACAAAATCCCAGAAAAAGGATTTTTAATTAGGAATATACAAAAACGTTAGTAAGTACTAGATAAAAGGTTCCTAAAATGAAGGCAACGGAAAGACTGCCATATCTTGAATTCCTGGTCATCAATGTCCAGAAACCTTATGTTATAGTCCAAAAATTCACAGGTATAGCAAGTCAAGTTCAAATAACTAACCTATCTATGCAGCAATGCCGGAAACTTGAGGCTTTTGGTTTCCCTGTTAACAAGTACACCGCTGGTATTGCCATAAAATGTTATTATCGATCGCGTCGCACAAAACACGGCCTTACAGTTATGGGCTTTTGCTTCAAACAAGGTGTGGAACCTCATGTCTCCACTTGTAATACGCTCTTAAAAGGGTTCATTCGAGAACAAATGACTTATGAGGCAGGGCACTTGTTTCGTCTCATGAACAAACGCCAACTATGTGAACCTAATTTAGCCACCTTCCAGATTATTATTGAAGGGCTTTGTAACGTCGGCTCTCACTATGCAGCCATTGGTTTGCTTAGGGTTCTCCATTATCGGAGATTGGATGGCGATTGTAAGTTTGATGTTGTCACCTACAACATGATCTTCTATAGTCTCTGCAAAGACGTAAGAATGATAGATGATGTTTTCAAGCTCTTTAAAGAAATAGTTTATCACAAAGCCATCACACCCAACGTACACACATACAACTCTTTAATTTATAACCTTTCTAAGTTACGTCGTTGGGGTGAGGTCTGTCAGATGCTAAACAAATGGAGGAGGCAATTTAACatttctaaaatggaaaaagtGGCAAGTTCATCTATCGAAGAGTTTTACTGTAGTTTTTATAATTGTGTATGAGGTAGAATCCCCCCGCTCGTCATAAAGTTAAAATGACTTAATTGAGTTACCTTTTTCTgataaaattgatatcatgcgATTAAAAATTGCCACAAATTTTTTGGCTCCACGTGCAAGTCGAAttatttgttttcctttttccaaATTGTCGAGGTTGTTGTACCCCTCTGCTAATGTAGtgtaaaaaacttatattttcttTAGTCCGTGTTTTCTCCATTCATTCAATCCTTCATTAATGTTGCCTTCTGTTGTAGAACGGTACATCACGAGGATAATTTTGAGATTGATATTATCTTTCTCAAGGATGTGCTTTAAGGATTGCTTATATTGATCGTAGCAAAGCtacaacattatatatatatatatatatattacggtCAAAAACCAACTTGGGTTAAATTCTCTACATATATCATACTCcacattaattatattaaacaaGCTGAAAATGACAAACACTTCAAAAACCTTCCTTTCTATTTGTTAACACAAGCTTTCCATTCAGATTTAACCAATTAAAAGGGAAAGTTTTTGaagtatttaatattttttagctAATGTAGTATAattaaatgtgtatatatagtggACCAGTGGTGCATGATATAAGTAGAGAATTTACCTCCTCACAAACCCAGTTAGTTTTTGAccataacatatataattgtcCCAGCTTCACTGCATCCAAGAAAAACAATCCCTTAAGACATCATTGAGAAATAAGATGTTAGTCCTAAAATTCTCCCCAGGATGCACAGCTCTACAACAAAAGACAACATTAATGAAGCATTGAATGAATGGAGAAAACAGAGactaaagaaaatagaaaaattttACACTACATTAGCAGAAGCATACAAAGACATCAACaatttaaaaaaaggaaaacaaatgtTTAGACTTGCATGTGGAGACAAAGAATTTTGGCAATTTTCAATCGGATGATATCAACTTTATGAAAAAAAGTGACTCAATGGAGTCATTTCAACTTTATGACGAGTTGTGGGAAATACTGCCCCACACACCATTATAAACACGACGATAAAACTCTTCAATAAATTAACTCGCCactttttccattttagaaatGTTAAAATAGTAACATTATAGAAATATAAGTTAAGCAATACATCAACAGTAAGTCTTTGTTTCATAGTGACATGTTTCACTATTTGTTAGAAAGTATTTCTTaaacatttttaactttttgccAGTCTAGGATGGTAGAAAGTTTTGTGGATGACCTTGTTAAGATCGATGACTTTCCAGATATCAATGTATGTTATTGGGATGAGTTTGGCACCACATAGTGTTTACTTACAaaacttctttattttattattttattattttattaaagcttatttttattcaaattttgtatattattgataataatttaataattgcTACTGCTTAAGCAACTTAAGTTGAGCCTAACAAAAAAAGGAAAGATGTAGGTCATGAGTTGGCTAAGTGCTAATTTTCTGAAACTGTTCATCATTGCTATTGAACTATTTTCTCAAGTTTCTACCACCGTTCACATCCTTTTGATTAAAGAGTTCTATAAATTCTCTAATACTAAACTCCATTGAACCTCCATTCATCCTCTGCGCATATATGTTCTGCATAGTTTCACCCACTCAAACATTACACATCATGTACCTGTGTTCAATTAAAAAACGAATAGAAGCGACAACAtttgttggggggggggggggggggggggggggggggggttagaTGACTGTGGGGTTATTTAATGGCGTTGTATTTGAAAGTTAATACTTAATACTAATAATGTTAACATATAATTGTAAACAGCATGAGGTTATCGGTTCACGTCTTGTAAAATGTGTCAAATGTGTCAAATATTATGTGCTGCTGATATTgcctttttaaaagaaaaaaaactagggctaattacttgaaaagtcATTCAATTTGTCACTAAAACCTTTTTTGGGgctcgaacaaaaaaaaattctatttgAATCAATAAAAACGGCTAAATTAATTATCATGGGGCCGCGACCTGATTATGCTTATGTGGACAAACATTTGCCGGTTACACcctaaaaaaaattcacatgTACATCATCACTTTAAAATGCAAAAATTCCAGATCTGTATCAACattcatcatcatttatatataaacaccaGATATCTAGCCTaaacaaacaatcaaacaaataCATCTAACCCTAAACAAACACAACATCTGCTAGGAAGAAAAAAGGTATAACAATAACTTTGAAGATTTGCAATCTATTAACAACATCATTAGACAAAAGATGGAAAaaaccaccaccgccaccatggATGAACAGCAGCCGCAAATCCATCGCCGATGAACAGAAGCCGCAAATCCGAATATAACCGGCAAGCTATATCTCGTTATAACGACAGTCTCGATCTGGATTTTGCTGTGGTTATATGCTGTTGAAGATCCGTCGGATTAGATTGATGGTGTTGATATTCAAAAGTATAACTGATCTGATGGATTGCTATTTCTCAATGGATttgattgataatataattagaAGTATAACTGATCTGATGGTGACTCTGTTTTGATTTGCGGCTGCCTTGTCCACGCCCCGCACGAATACTAACTCTCTTTTTCTTCTGCCGACGAAACTCTTTATTCAATTTTAATCCCCACTTctcaataatgataataatatatggTGGGTGTTTCCAATGATTATGGTGGTGGTTACGATGGATTTTTCAGAGCTTAATATgatatgtgtatataattgcCCTTATTTTTAGTGTTGAGGAAGGAGaaagattaaaagaaaaaaaggaaatagaTCTGTGATTGTAATTTGGAGCAGACAAAGAGGCAACCAAAAATAAGGAAAAGGGTTAAGTCATAAGTGTGTTTGATCTTGTTTGgaacatatatgtataggttttaggtaaaataaaacaactattaaagtaaaacaaataaaacaatatgtttttcttctgtGATAATtactgtgcatcatgaaaatcatcgtacatcaattgcttcgtgaatcttcgtgcatcaa
This genomic window contains:
- the LOC122601754 gene encoding putative pentatricopeptide repeat-containing protein At1g12700, mitochondrial — encoded protein: MFKGTYILNRFIVTPPNYKSLHLNSYSSSLANNNNGRSAYVYDDNVNDALKSFDVMIHQRPVPSVVRFTGLLHHVVTQLKHYSCSLDLFKQICAFGFPVNKYTSGIAVKCYCRLRRSKHGLTVMGFCFKQGVEPHVSICNTLLKGFIREQMTYEAEHLFRLMNRRQLCEPNLATYKIIIEGLGKVGSHYAATGLLRVLHHRRLKVDVVAYNMIFDSLCKDVVVIDDVFKLFKEMVRHKDITPNVHTYNSLIYNLSKLGRWDEVGKILKQMEEANICPEVKTFNIIVDALCKKLKITEADIVIKIMEETDGKYCPDIVTYNSLIEAYGWSYDMWEARRVFDSLASKNIKPNSVTYNKMMLGYILDANVYKFLEFYNMSYDGRLDDSVWFFTCTNFYIERLMLGKYKDAIALFHLMDGHGVNFNVDAHITLIRRAIRRRKFDDARRLFHDLLYADIRPPQCKREAIAFKVQHGDLDRVSRHLIVFMTPTLAHMSTPNLDLFIMERTVRLTEKLLTSTQLVENVTRST
- the LOC122601755 gene encoding pentatricopeptide repeat-containing protein At1g63330-like, coding for MTLDAEEIFAYFIINDLLCEPNLATYKNMIEGLCKVGSQYAAIRLLRLLDYRGVGGDCKFDVVMYNIVLDSLCKDVVVVGDVFKLFNDMVFRKAIPPNVHTYKSLIYNLSKFGRWDDVCLMLRRMVKKNIHPDVTNFNIIVDALCKQGKINEAQAVIDIMDETGGKYTPDVVTYNSLIEAYGWKREMREARRIFDTLASKCIKPNSDTYNKLMLGYIWDSDIQKFLKLYNLSYDGRLLDSVWFALPYKFNYLQRLIFGKYKDAVALFHLMDGSGINSDANVHMTLIRRAIKCRKFDDARRFFHDLLVADISEHKQKQREAVVIKYFLGNPDRAFRLVDLEVWFPRVKLYLDM